In Streptococcus gallolyticus subsp. gallolyticus DSM 16831, the sequence TGTTGACAGTCACACCGCCTTTAAATGCCATTTCGTATGGTGCTTATCAGTTCCGTGTTTCGGAAATGTTAGCATTTATGGCATTTTACAATCGTAAGTATATTGTTGGGCTGACGCTTGGTTGTATGATTGCCAATTTGTACAGCTTTGGTTTAATTGATGTCTTTGTTGGTGGTAGCCAAACGTTTGTTTTTCTAACATTAGGTGTTATTTTATTTGACCGTTATAAGGAGCAATATTTATTTAACGGCTTATTTAACAAAGCATTCTTTTACTTTTCATTATTGTTTTCGGCTTCAATGTTTACTATTGCGCTAGAATTATATTATGTTGGTGGTTCACCA encodes:
- a CDS encoding QueT transporter family protein — translated: MKHFTIRDFAQVALVAALYIVLTVTPPLNAISYGAYQFRVSEMLAFMAFYNRKYIVGLTLGCMIANLYSFGLIDVFVGGSQTFVFLTLGVILFDRYKEQYLFNGLFNKAFFYFSLLFSASMFTIALELYYVGGSPFLMTWFTSAVGELASLLIGAIIMDRLGKRIDLTV